Proteins encoded in a region of the Paenibacillus sp. E222 genome:
- a CDS encoding potassium channel family protein, with the protein MVSFIITLKRLLKGIFHAFKDQKFLALFVLTAATLLSGTLFYTRVEGLHWIDALYFCAVTLTTVGHPDFVPSTGFGKAFTVIYMFAGIGLTFAMIARITAGILFPRKLQTEENPE; encoded by the coding sequence ATGGTCTCATTTATCATTACGCTAAAAAGATTGCTTAAAGGCATTTTTCATGCCTTCAAGGACCAGAAGTTCCTGGCTCTGTTTGTATTAACTGCGGCGACACTTCTCTCGGGCACGTTATTTTATACCCGCGTTGAAGGGCTGCACTGGATTGATGCCCTCTACTTCTGCGCAGTAACGTTAACCACGGTGGGACACCCGGATTTTGTACCATCGACCGGATTCGGCAAGGCTTTTACGGTCATCTATATGTTTGCAGGTATCGGCCTCACCTTCGCCATGATTGCCAGAATTACAGCAGGTATTCTATTTCCCCGCAAATTGCAGACAGAAGAGAACCCGGAGTAG
- a CDS encoding DUF2627 domain-containing protein produces MVMNTRLIFARFVAIIVLVIPGLMAMKGFLMMKDALFLYYAEHGNEQISPGFQWLSFGGGLVLFAAGMSFLGGWILFRDRKRNYVGPRFRSKSAPSADKAETPGTTS; encoded by the coding sequence ATGGTGATGAATACTAGACTGATCTTTGCACGATTTGTGGCGATTATTGTTCTGGTCATTCCCGGGTTAATGGCAATGAAGGGTTTTCTGATGATGAAGGATGCCCTTTTCCTGTATTATGCCGAGCATGGGAACGAGCAGATCTCACCAGGTTTTCAATGGCTCTCCTTTGGTGGAGGACTTGTCCTGTTCGCCGCAGGCATGAGTTTTCTGGGAGGCTGGATTCTGTTCCGTGACCGCAAGCGTAATTATGTAGGCCCCCGTTTTCGTTCAAAAAGCGCACCCTCAGCCGACAAAGCAGAGACGCCCGGTACGACTTCCTGA
- a CDS encoding thymidine kinase codes for MQTGRITVITGPMFSEKSGELIRRCQKLIQFGRKKVVAYKPAEDDRFAQDEIVSRIGYRLPAHSIPRQLTPESVEMILTQTKDADVVAFDEVQFFSSAIMELVSELAYCGKHVIVDGLNMDYRGKEFGYVGGLLAMADDIEKLSAFCAVCGSPDAAFTQRIVNGEPVTLGPVVMIGDSEAYEPRCRCCFIPPHKVEC; via the coding sequence GTGCAAACAGGACGAATTACCGTAATTACAGGACCTATGTTTAGTGAAAAATCCGGTGAACTCATTCGCCGTTGTCAGAAATTAATTCAATTTGGCCGTAAAAAGGTCGTTGCTTACAAACCTGCCGAAGATGATCGGTTTGCCCAAGACGAGATTGTTAGCCGTATCGGCTATCGTCTGCCTGCTCATTCCATTCCCCGGCAATTGACCCCGGAATCCGTAGAAATGATCCTGACTCAAACCAAAGATGCTGATGTTGTTGCCTTTGATGAAGTACAATTTTTCAGCAGTGCCATCATGGAACTGGTCTCCGAGCTAGCCTACTGTGGCAAACATGTCATTGTGGATGGATTGAATATGGATTACCGTGGCAAGGAATTTGGATATGTAGGCGGTTTGCTCGCCATGGCGGATGACATTGAGAAACTGTCGGCATTCTGTGCCGTATGCGGAAGCCCGGATGCGGCTTTCACCCAGCGTATCGTTAATGGAGAGCCTGTAACGCTTGGACCAGTCGTCATGATTGGCGATTCAGAAGCTTATGAGCCGCGCTGTCGCTGCTGCTTCATTCCTCCTCACAAAGTTGAATGCTGA